One Leptospira wolbachii serovar Codice str. CDC genomic region harbors:
- a CDS encoding flavin reductase family protein, whose amino-acid sequence MKTFPFIFNEPKQFLNFLQPKEWADFLLGEINPRFSVTAIKAKVVAVREETADAKTLVLKPNWLWKGFSAGQHIPVTVEIAGRRVTRFYSLSSTPGEKYLSITVKRQSGGLVSNFINQNIKKGDLLELGEASGEFVLPKILPSKFLFLAGGSGITPIHSILKQLQSLKYNGKATLLYFVRSFENIILRSSLEEIAKTTGWLEIRYVFSDVAKDGYDSGFLTKEILQKYTDDLKSYSVYVCGPAPMQTKALSLLEGNEVKSELFMLPGQSSLKVKKTGTVDVFLSLSHKTIQVKGERSLLEELEDQGIYPQSGCRMGICHTCVCKKAAGSVTDLSKGEVSELGEENIQICISRAESNLELEL is encoded by the coding sequence ATGAAAACATTTCCTTTTATCTTTAATGAGCCCAAGCAGTTCCTGAATTTCCTCCAACCCAAAGAATGGGCGGATTTTCTACTTGGTGAAATCAATCCGAGGTTCTCGGTAACAGCCATCAAAGCAAAGGTTGTTGCTGTCAGAGAAGAAACTGCGGACGCAAAAACTTTGGTTTTGAAGCCCAATTGGCTTTGGAAGGGATTTTCCGCAGGCCAACATATTCCTGTAACTGTCGAAATTGCAGGAAGGCGAGTGACAAGGTTTTATTCTTTGTCTTCAACTCCAGGAGAAAAGTATTTATCGATCACCGTGAAACGTCAGTCAGGTGGTCTTGTATCCAATTTTATCAATCAAAATATCAAAAAAGGTGATTTGTTGGAATTGGGTGAGGCATCAGGAGAGTTTGTCCTTCCCAAAATTTTACCTTCAAAGTTTTTATTTTTGGCGGGGGGAAGTGGAATCACTCCTATCCATTCCATTCTTAAACAACTGCAATCGTTGAAATACAATGGCAAAGCCACTCTTCTATATTTTGTTAGGTCTTTTGAAAATATCATTTTACGTTCTTCCTTAGAAGAGATCGCAAAAACCACAGGTTGGTTAGAAATTCGTTATGTTTTTTCAGATGTTGCTAAAGACGGTTACGATTCAGGTTTTTTAACCAAAGAAATTTTACAGAAGTATACAGATGATTTGAAATCTTATTCTGTTTATGTTTGTGGCCCGGCACCAATGCAAACCAAAGCTCTCTCGCTTTTAGAAGGCAACGAAGTAAAGTCAGAGTTATTTATGTTGCCTGGACAATCTTCCTTGAAGGTAAAAAAAACTGGAACCGTGGATGTTTTTTTATCTCTCAGTCACAAAACCATTCAGGTGAAAGGGGAACGTTCCTTATTAGAGGAATTAGAAGACCAGGGAATTTATCCTCAAAGTGGATGTCGAATGGGAATTTGCCATACTTGTGTTTGTAAAAAAGCGGCAGGTTCTGTAACGGATTTATCGAAAGGCGAAGTATCTGAGTTAGGTGAAGAGAACATTCAGATCTGTATCTCACGTGCTGAATCAAATTTGGAATTAGAGCTCTAG
- a CDS encoding efflux RND transporter periplasmic adaptor subunit → MKKQTILLISSLLLIAFSIYLWKFRGTNVNLENSEEPKDIVKLLGENRKNLSLETEVIRIEPIQTKIELIGETEAVPDAIIDVPARISGRITSVFFVEGDSIKKGQKLANIDSPELAKLRSSYLVAKSKYTAAEQNSNRINSLVKMNLAAKQELIDAEANLKVIESEKISAEENLRANGLAIDNSASGVYTVFAPRSGLALSRNAIPGSIVLGNQILTTIAELSHLWFQAKIFENDLKYLSEGISGKIILNAYPDSEFEGILEHIGEKVDPESRTVHARLVFKNKNRKAKIGLFGKASLSVNGRSGIQILEVAIQSYQNRKFVFIESQTNEFKWIEITTGSTTDGKTEVLSGIAEGDRIVTKGAFELKAILFKSTFGGE, encoded by the coding sequence ATGAAAAAACAAACAATACTACTTATAAGCTCCCTTCTTCTCATCGCCTTCTCTATTTATTTATGGAAATTTCGTGGAACAAATGTTAATTTAGAAAATTCCGAAGAACCGAAAGACATCGTAAAATTATTGGGAGAGAATCGAAAGAACCTCTCCTTAGAAACGGAAGTTATTCGAATAGAACCCATTCAAACTAAAATTGAACTGATTGGAGAAACAGAAGCAGTTCCCGATGCAATCATTGATGTACCAGCAAGAATCTCTGGACGTATTACCTCTGTTTTCTTTGTGGAAGGTGATTCCATAAAGAAGGGACAAAAATTAGCAAACATTGATTCCCCGGAACTTGCAAAACTCAGATCTTCCTATTTAGTAGCAAAATCAAAATACACTGCCGCGGAACAGAATTCAAACAGAATCAATTCATTAGTAAAAATGAATTTAGCCGCCAAACAGGAGCTTATTGACGCAGAAGCAAATCTGAAAGTTATCGAATCAGAAAAAATTTCGGCAGAGGAAAATTTACGGGCAAACGGACTTGCGATTGATAACTCCGCATCAGGAGTGTATACAGTTTTTGCTCCTAGGTCGGGTCTTGCATTGTCAAGAAATGCGATTCCTGGATCCATTGTTTTAGGAAATCAAATTCTAACAACGATTGCAGAACTCTCTCACCTCTGGTTTCAGGCAAAGATATTCGAAAATGATTTGAAATACCTCTCGGAAGGAATTTCTGGAAAAATCATTTTGAACGCATACCCAGATTCAGAATTTGAAGGAATTTTAGAACACATTGGTGAAAAAGTAGATCCCGAATCAAGAACAGTGCATGCAAGACTTGTTTTTAAAAATAAAAATCGTAAAGCAAAGATTGGTTTGTTTGGAAAGGCATCTTTAAGTGTCAACGGTAGATCCGGAATTCAAATCCTGGAAGTTGCCATTCAATCTTACCAGAATCGAAAATTTGTTTTTATAGAATCGCAAACCAACGAATTCAAATGGATAGAAATCACAACCGGAAGTACCACCGATGGAAAAACTGAAGTACTTTCTGGAATCGCAGAAGGAGATCGCATAGTCACCAAAGGGGCCTTTGAACTCAAGGCCATTCTCTTCAAATCTACTTTTGGCGGAGAATAA
- a CDS encoding fatty acid desaturase family protein — protein MRTISKKLNKEEIESFGKEVDALREEVMSKVGKEDADHIRFMYKTYRYTEIFGRGLIHFSFEPISFVAGTLLLSISKIINNMELGHNVLHGQYDWMNDPRFNSRTFEWDIVSDAHQWKFYHNYMHHTYTNVLNKDHDYGYNFTRLTEGQKWKPVHLTQPFTNLFLAMNFQWGIGAHGFRVEHLEIPKKQRNKRTLKDFKAVFFKKVELQLVKDYVLFPLLAGLNFPKIILGNMIANLIRNLWTYAVIFCGHFTENAESFSVEEIVGESKAQWYLRQLKGSSNLDGSKLFYTMTGHLSHQIEHHMFPGMPAKRYREVAPRLKEICAKYGQHYNTGSFVKQFASVWKRIIAYSFPDSIAGKLMGNRKVYLEPKGIITQPSFQVSLPTGEKSVTLT, from the coding sequence ATGAGAACAATTAGCAAAAAATTAAATAAAGAAGAAATTGAATCTTTTGGAAAAGAAGTGGATGCCCTTCGGGAAGAGGTGATGTCCAAAGTAGGAAAGGAAGATGCAGACCATATCCGGTTCATGTATAAAACCTATCGATATACTGAAATTTTTGGTCGTGGACTCATTCACTTTAGTTTTGAACCAATTTCTTTTGTAGCAGGTACATTGTTACTCTCCATATCAAAAATCATAAACAATATGGAACTTGGTCATAATGTTCTGCATGGACAATATGATTGGATGAATGATCCTCGTTTTAATTCTAGAACCTTTGAATGGGATATCGTAAGTGATGCTCACCAATGGAAGTTTTATCACAACTATATGCACCATACATATACAAATGTATTAAACAAAGACCATGACTATGGTTATAATTTTACTCGTTTGACCGAAGGACAAAAATGGAAGCCGGTTCATCTTACACAACCATTCACCAATTTATTCCTAGCGATGAACTTTCAGTGGGGAATTGGTGCACATGGATTCCGTGTAGAACACTTGGAAATTCCAAAAAAACAGAGAAATAAAAGAACTTTAAAAGATTTTAAGGCTGTTTTCTTTAAGAAGGTTGAATTGCAACTTGTAAAAGATTATGTTTTGTTTCCACTTCTTGCCGGTTTGAATTTTCCGAAAATCATTCTTGGGAATATGATCGCAAATTTAATCAGAAACCTTTGGACTTATGCAGTGATCTTTTGTGGTCATTTTACAGAGAATGCAGAATCCTTTTCTGTAGAAGAAATTGTTGGTGAATCGAAAGCGCAGTGGTATTTGAGACAACTCAAAGGTTCCTCTAACTTAGATGGTAGTAAGTTGTTTTATACAATGACAGGACATTTGAGTCATCAAATCGAACATCACATGTTTCCTGGTATGCCAGCAAAACGTTACCGTGAAGTGGCTCCTCGTTTGAAAGAAATTTGCGCTAAGTATGGCCAACACTACAATACAGGAAGTTTTGTGAAACAGTTCGCTTCTGTGTGGAAACGTATTATTGCTTATTCTTTTCCTGATTCGATTGCGGGGAAATTAATGGGGAACCGTAAAGTGTATTTGGAACCAAAAGGTATCATTACTCAACCCAGTTTTCAAGTTTCCCTTCCTACCGGAGAGAAATCAGTCACCCTCACTTAA
- a CDS encoding efflux RND transporter permease subunit, translating to MEFLTKIVQVSLQNRLLVIILTVLLVFGGFYSLNHLKVDAVPDITNVQVQVITTSPALSTLEIEQYITLPVERAITGIPNLIEVRSVSRYGFSLVTAVFADGTDLWKSRQLVSEKLTEASENIPAIFGKPVIGPITTGLGEVFQFTLESEFHNQMELTTYLNWYINPTLKTVPGIVEVNSFGGKTKQYQVIVDSFKAASLGVSLNQIVNAVQSNNLSTGSGYIERSGEQLIVGSDGLLKTISDFEKIQVGKMGDGFPIYLSSIAKIVEGPRLRKGAATASGKSEVVGAVTLMLLGENSLEVTTAVKEKITQIEKTLPTGMKIKPYYDRSIMVKSTLNTIVWNLSEGAILVIIILFLMIGDFRSGLVIASVIPLAMLFAITLMFMRDLPANLMSMGAIDFGLIVDGAVILIENSHRRLGLKRKELKRDLTDREQRETILTATIEVRKATIYGEIIIGIVYIPILTLSGTEGKMFIPMATTVLFALIGAFFLTLTLIPVLASYLLKGGHIAEGETKFFQKIHNWYTPKLDYCLNEPKKVTYSTIGILVLSIILFFQLGGEFLPKLDEGNMLIEISRYPSTTLTESLQSSMKIEKAILKEIPEITEVVSRTGSPELAIEPMGVEKTDMYMDMKPRSEWNLTKQEIESKLQEIIERVAPQVAYGLSQPIEMRNNEIMAGIRADVGIKVFGDDLIQLKLIAEEISAKIKHIPGVVDLRIEQLYGLEYLRIKPNREKLARYDQSILDVNRVTESVSSGVPAGIVYEGMKRFEIVVKTDVGSNPEQIKNIPVKVGKSTFAPLHELSEIQIEDGPVQIYHQNQNRYALVQFNIRGKDMVSTVGLVQNVLQKEIKFPVGYHYTTGGEFEKFESATKTLYVVVPITLLIIFLILYFAFNEVSAAIIIFLNVPFAITGGIFALYLRSLPFSISAGVGFIALFGIAVLNGLVLISFIRSLEHSGTTKEEAVKEAAISRLRPVLTTALLASIGFIPMAISTSPGAEVQRPLATVVIGGLVSASALTLFVLPLVYLKFAAKKVFILSKDA from the coding sequence ATGGAATTTTTAACAAAAATTGTCCAAGTATCCTTACAAAACCGATTGTTAGTTATCATACTTACAGTATTACTCGTGTTCGGTGGATTTTATTCACTCAACCATTTAAAAGTAGATGCTGTTCCTGATATTACCAATGTCCAAGTCCAGGTGATCACAACATCACCAGCTCTATCGACTTTAGAAATTGAGCAGTACATTACCTTACCTGTCGAGAGAGCCATCACTGGTATTCCTAACTTAATTGAAGTCAGATCGGTTTCAAGATATGGATTTTCTCTTGTAACTGCTGTATTTGCCGATGGAACCGATCTATGGAAAAGTAGACAGTTGGTTAGCGAAAAATTAACGGAAGCTTCAGAAAACATTCCTGCAATTTTCGGAAAACCAGTAATCGGTCCTATTACCACGGGGCTTGGTGAAGTGTTTCAATTCACTTTAGAAAGTGAATTTCATAACCAAATGGAACTAACAACTTATTTGAATTGGTACATAAACCCAACACTCAAAACAGTTCCTGGAATTGTGGAAGTCAATAGTTTCGGAGGAAAAACAAAACAATACCAAGTCATTGTGGATTCATTCAAAGCAGCTTCTCTCGGTGTTTCTTTAAACCAAATAGTGAATGCAGTACAATCCAATAACCTCTCTACAGGAAGTGGCTATATCGAAAGGTCCGGCGAACAGTTGATTGTTGGAAGTGATGGGTTACTAAAAACAATTTCTGATTTCGAAAAAATTCAAGTGGGAAAAATGGGAGACGGATTTCCTATCTATTTAAGTAGTATTGCAAAAATTGTCGAAGGCCCAAGGTTACGAAAAGGTGCTGCCACTGCCTCGGGAAAATCAGAGGTGGTGGGTGCCGTAACATTGATGTTACTTGGTGAAAATTCACTTGAAGTAACAACGGCGGTCAAAGAAAAAATTACCCAGATCGAAAAAACCCTACCTACTGGTATGAAAATCAAACCTTACTATGATCGTTCGATTATGGTAAAAAGTACTTTAAACACGATTGTATGGAATTTATCAGAAGGGGCGATCCTAGTGATCATTATTTTATTCCTGATGATTGGTGATTTCCGGTCAGGCCTTGTGATTGCATCAGTCATTCCCCTGGCAATGTTATTTGCAATTACTCTTATGTTTATGCGTGACCTCCCTGCAAATCTTATGTCTATGGGAGCAATTGATTTTGGACTTATTGTGGATGGTGCAGTCATCCTAATTGAAAACTCACATAGGCGACTAGGGTTAAAACGAAAAGAATTAAAACGAGATCTCACCGACAGAGAACAGAGAGAAACCATTTTAACTGCGACGATTGAAGTTCGTAAGGCCACCATCTATGGTGAAATTATTATTGGAATTGTTTACATTCCCATTCTTACCTTAAGCGGAACTGAAGGGAAAATGTTTATCCCTATGGCGACGACCGTATTGTTTGCATTAATCGGTGCATTTTTCTTGACACTTACACTCATCCCTGTATTAGCATCTTATTTATTAAAAGGAGGACATATCGCCGAAGGAGAAACAAAGTTTTTCCAAAAAATACATAACTGGTATACTCCTAAACTAGATTATTGCCTGAATGAACCCAAAAAAGTAACCTATTCTACAATCGGTATCCTCGTTCTCTCTATAATTTTGTTCTTTCAGTTAGGTGGAGAGTTCCTTCCCAAATTGGATGAAGGGAATATGTTAATCGAAATTAGCCGGTATCCATCCACTACTTTAACCGAATCCTTACAATCTTCTATGAAAATAGAAAAAGCCATTCTTAAAGAAATACCTGAAATCACGGAAGTGGTTTCAAGAACTGGATCTCCTGAATTAGCCATCGAACCTATGGGTGTAGAAAAAACAGATATGTATATGGATATGAAACCACGCTCAGAGTGGAACCTAACAAAGCAAGAAATCGAATCCAAGTTACAAGAGATTATTGAAAGAGTTGCTCCTCAAGTGGCCTATGGATTGTCGCAACCAATTGAAATGCGAAACAATGAAATTATGGCCGGTATTCGAGCCGATGTGGGAATCAAAGTATTTGGTGATGATTTGATTCAGTTAAAATTGATTGCTGAAGAAATCTCAGCAAAAATTAAACATATCCCTGGTGTAGTGGACTTACGTATCGAACAATTGTACGGATTGGAATATCTCAGAATTAAACCTAACAGAGAAAAGTTGGCAAGGTATGACCAATCGATTTTGGATGTCAACCGCGTCACGGAATCCGTTTCCTCGGGAGTCCCTGCGGGCATAGTTTATGAAGGTATGAAACGATTTGAAATTGTTGTAAAAACAGATGTTGGTTCCAACCCAGAACAAATTAAAAATATTCCTGTGAAAGTAGGGAAAAGTACATTTGCCCCCTTACACGAGTTATCAGAAATACAAATCGAAGATGGACCAGTACAAATTTACCATCAAAATCAAAATAGATATGCGCTCGTTCAATTTAATATACGAGGAAAGGACATGGTAAGCACGGTGGGTTTAGTGCAGAATGTTCTTCAAAAAGAAATCAAGTTTCCTGTAGGTTACCATTATACAACTGGTGGTGAATTTGAAAAATTTGAATCAGCAACAAAAACTCTTTATGTTGTTGTTCCTATCACACTCCTCATTATTTTTTTGATTCTCTACTTTGCATTTAATGAGGTGTCGGCGGCCATCATCATTTTTCTGAATGTTCCTTTTGCCATCACGGGAGGAATTTTTGCATTGTATCTTAGGAGTTTACCATTTAGTATTTCTGCTGGAGTGGGTTTTATCGCACTCTTTGGTATTGCCGTACTCAACGGTCTTGTGTTGATTAGTTTTATCAGAAGTTTAGAACATTCGGGGACCACAAAAGAAGAGGCAGTAAAAGAAGCAGCTATTTCGAGACTTCGCCCCGTTCTCACAACAGCACTTTTGGCTTCGATTGGATTTATACCAATGGCGATTAGCACTTCACCCGGTGCAGAAGTCCAAAGACCCCTTGCCACCGTAGTGATAGGAGGGTTAGTCTCTGCAAGTGCACTTACCCTCTTTGTACTTCCTCTCGTCTACTTGAAGTTTGCTGCAAAGAAAGTCTTCATACTTTCAAAAGACGCATAG
- a CDS encoding acyl-CoA dehydrogenase family protein, which translates to MIQSNYFQTNEDLKEHFYELIDWNEIVPIYENQFSDSKLYSENHNPRLEYAPSNVDEAKSFYEEILKSCGEISGMYVSQVAAIVDSKGLKFDNGNVIHPQEMVDVIKMYHDAGLGPAAFKRKYGGLGTPSIIKAMIAELMYRSDSSITIAVGSMGLASILEVCASDEMKEEWIPKLISGNYTVTMGLSEPDFGSDLPNVTTKATKKDDKWFLNGTKRFQTVACGINGSPGITLTLARTGTQESGARGLSFFIVENKNYAVQGIEKKLGIKASATCETVFENSEGHLVGKEGFGLVKYVMGMLNGARLSVSSQGTGIVTAAYEEALKYAKERIQFGKPIYEIPAVRRILDRMERELAAMRCLMVEAAYSVDKYYWYEDGRTVSPEESKIGKFWEKVANTLTPISKYYNSEMCNDLAYDGLQVLGGAGYTEDYDLSRLYRDARITNIYDGTTQIQVNAAIGGVTSGMSPTGTFRAYLDHLAKGSEVNPKLQEIRNLFESIVETYKSIEDQQTKETYSFEVVESAARVVVGYLMERAKNKSTKRKDLRTQWCKGFHNDSLAILSANKIRLT; encoded by the coding sequence ATGATCCAAAGCAACTACTTTCAAACCAACGAAGATTTAAAGGAACATTTTTACGAGTTGATCGATTGGAACGAAATTGTTCCCATCTACGAAAATCAATTCTCAGATTCCAAACTTTATTCGGAAAACCATAATCCTAGATTAGAGTATGCACCATCTAATGTTGATGAGGCGAAATCCTTTTACGAAGAAATTCTTAAATCCTGTGGAGAAATCAGCGGGATGTATGTATCGCAAGTTGCGGCCATTGTCGATTCCAAAGGACTTAAATTTGATAATGGAAATGTAATCCACCCTCAAGAAATGGTGGATGTAATCAAGATGTACCATGACGCAGGTCTTGGCCCCGCTGCATTTAAAAGAAAGTATGGTGGGCTAGGAACACCTAGTATCATCAAAGCGATGATTGCAGAGTTAATGTACAGGTCCGATAGTTCCATCACCATTGCTGTGGGAAGTATGGGGCTTGCCTCTATCTTAGAAGTCTGTGCTTCCGACGAAATGAAAGAAGAATGGATCCCAAAATTAATTTCGGGAAATTACACAGTCACTATGGGACTTTCAGAACCAGACTTTGGATCTGATTTGCCGAATGTAACAACTAAGGCAACAAAGAAGGATGACAAATGGTTTCTCAATGGAACCAAAAGATTCCAAACAGTAGCTTGTGGAATCAATGGAAGTCCAGGCATTACGCTCACGTTAGCAAGAACAGGAACACAAGAAAGTGGAGCGAGGGGTCTTTCCTTCTTTATCGTTGAGAACAAAAATTATGCAGTCCAAGGAATTGAAAAGAAACTGGGAATCAAAGCATCTGCTACATGTGAAACTGTGTTTGAAAATAGCGAAGGCCACTTAGTTGGCAAAGAAGGTTTCGGGCTTGTGAAGTATGTGATGGGAATGCTTAATGGTGCCCGCCTCAGTGTATCCTCCCAAGGCACAGGAATTGTGACTGCTGCTTATGAAGAGGCACTCAAATATGCAAAAGAAAGAATCCAATTTGGAAAACCCATTTATGAAATTCCTGCAGTCCGTCGTATCTTGGATCGTATGGAAAGGGAACTTGCTGCAATGCGTTGTCTTATGGTTGAAGCCGCTTATTCGGTCGACAAATACTATTGGTATGAAGACGGCAGAACAGTAAGTCCAGAAGAATCCAAAATCGGAAAATTTTGGGAAAAGGTAGCAAACACACTTACACCCATATCCAAATACTACAACTCAGAAATGTGTAATGACCTGGCTTACGATGGATTACAAGTATTAGGTGGTGCAGGTTATACAGAAGATTATGATCTTTCCAGACTTTACCGAGATGCAAGGATTACCAACATCTATGATGGAACCACACAAATCCAAGTCAATGCGGCCATAGGGGGAGTCACTTCTGGAATGAGTCCTACAGGTACTTTCCGTGCTTACCTAGACCATTTGGCAAAAGGGTCCGAAGTCAATCCCAAACTACAAGAAATCAGAAACCTCTTTGAATCCATTGTAGAAACATACAAGTCCATAGAAGACCAACAAACTAAGGAAACATATAGTTTCGAAGTGGTAGAATCAGCAGCACGAGTTGTTGTTGGTTATCTGATGGAAAGAGCAAAAAACAAATCCACTAAAAGAAAGGATTTGCGCACCCAGTGGTGTAAAGGATTCCATAACGATAGTTTGGCGATCCTATCTGCAAACAAAATCAGACTTACGTGA
- a CDS encoding dienelactone hydrolase family protein gives MKQLISILTLVFGIQCASVPTSQLPVKSSISGTPVEYKLDGKTYEGYLATDSSIKGKRPGILVIHEWWGLNEYPKQRARQLADLGYVAFVMDVYGKGILAKDHVEAGKLSGANGDPKIILKKINKALDILKSNPNVDSSKIGAIGYCFGGGGVIELALDGADLKGGVVSFHGFLGSKNLATGAKKIKSKVLVHHGADDPFVSKASVDTFIKTVTDAKAPVTFVSHPGAVHGFTRPGSEKHGLPGLAYNEKADYASFESMKTFFAANFK, from the coding sequence ATGAAACAACTCATTTCCATTCTTACCCTCGTTTTTGGCATACAATGCGCAAGCGTACCCACTTCACAACTCCCCGTAAAATCATCAATTTCGGGAACTCCAGTGGAATATAAATTGGACGGGAAAACTTATGAAGGTTATCTCGCTACTGATTCCTCCATTAAAGGAAAACGTCCCGGCATTCTAGTGATTCATGAATGGTGGGGATTAAATGAGTATCCGAAACAACGTGCAAGACAATTAGCAGATTTAGGTTATGTTGCTTTTGTTATGGACGTTTATGGAAAAGGAATTCTTGCGAAAGACCATGTAGAAGCAGGAAAACTATCCGGTGCTAATGGAGATCCAAAAATTATACTTAAAAAAATCAATAAGGCTCTCGATATCTTAAAATCAAATCCCAATGTGGATTCAAGTAAAATCGGTGCTATTGGTTATTGTTTTGGTGGCGGTGGAGTCATCGAACTAGCATTAGATGGTGCTGATTTAAAAGGTGGTGTGGTTTCCTTTCATGGTTTTTTAGGGAGTAAAAACCTCGCTACGGGCGCGAAAAAAATCAAAAGCAAAGTTTTAGTACATCATGGTGCTGATGATCCTTTTGTTTCGAAAGCTTCAGTAGATACTTTTATCAAAACTGTAACGGATGCGAAGGCTCCTGTGACTTTTGTTTCGCACCCAGGAGCCGTTCACGGATTTACAAGACCTGGTTCTGAAAAACACGGTCTACCTGGGTTGGCATACAACGAAAAAGCAGACTATGCGTCTTTTGAAAGTATGAAGACTTTCTTTGCAGCAAACTTCAAGTAG
- a CDS encoding TolC family protein yields the protein MNFYHFPKRLIIHLSCLVYIYVTFGPLQAESNDSFGLNCQKYNSIMELSHCIVNKHPDFRIEEIKLREISGRKKIASYYFPSNPVFNSYVATRKGDSSGPAFLSGPTGANNFQVMVNQEVFTNGKREIAVQIADEEFKAQVFRLESVRRILEFNAIKKITRFHYLHLEEENSLNSLNLVKELKKVSKARVNEGLSPGIDESLSESEEIRIFKIWNQTHRLSENAKSELEVLLGIPLEMDSIQIHHLVLPKELPKERVDLIQMAMQMRPELSLSEKEIELSILRQNEVRRQKIPNVTLGAFAQNDGFNERVVGGMLSFPMTVWRDYEGETIIASSKIDSSKELKESVSRNIKQEVLFALTNYLTLSEEIKLYDTQTMDRAESDLKNLQEAIRFGKIKIIDAINHQRILLQTKLNYLNTKSEFELSQIELVRVLGLPSDSLGVKP from the coding sequence ATGAATTTTTATCATTTCCCCAAACGACTTATAATACATTTAAGTTGTTTGGTTTATATCTACGTTACCTTTGGCCCACTTCAGGCGGAATCAAATGATTCCTTTGGCCTTAATTGTCAAAAATACAATTCCATAATGGAGCTCAGTCATTGTATTGTTAACAAACATCCTGACTTTCGAATCGAAGAAATCAAACTCAGGGAAATTTCTGGAAGGAAAAAAATTGCTTCTTATTACTTTCCATCAAATCCCGTTTTCAATAGTTATGTGGCAACAAGAAAAGGCGATTCTTCTGGTCCCGCTTTTTTATCAGGACCCACCGGAGCTAATAACTTTCAGGTCATGGTCAACCAAGAAGTTTTTACCAATGGGAAACGAGAAATTGCAGTTCAAATCGCAGATGAAGAATTTAAGGCCCAAGTGTTTCGTCTAGAATCTGTAAGGCGAATTTTAGAGTTTAATGCTATAAAAAAAATAACAAGATTTCATTATCTTCATTTGGAAGAAGAAAATAGTCTCAACAGTTTAAATCTTGTTAAGGAACTAAAAAAAGTATCAAAAGCAAGAGTGAATGAAGGTTTATCCCCCGGTATTGATGAGTCGTTATCTGAATCAGAAGAAATTCGGATATTTAAAATTTGGAACCAAACCCATAGGCTGTCTGAAAATGCAAAATCGGAACTTGAGGTTTTACTCGGTATCCCTTTAGAAATGGATTCAATCCAAATCCATCATTTAGTTTTACCGAAAGAATTACCAAAAGAGAGAGTCGATTTGATCCAAATGGCAATGCAAATGCGCCCCGAACTTTCTTTGTCTGAAAAAGAAATAGAGTTATCAATATTACGCCAAAACGAAGTTAGACGTCAGAAAATCCCCAATGTTACTCTTGGGGCTTTTGCACAAAATGATGGATTTAATGAGAGAGTAGTTGGCGGAATGTTAAGTTTCCCTATGACTGTGTGGAGAGATTACGAAGGGGAAACCATCATAGCTTCATCAAAAATTGATAGTTCCAAAGAACTGAAAGAATCCGTTTCGAGAAATATCAAACAAGAAGTTCTATTTGCACTAACCAACTATTTGACTCTTTCTGAAGAAATCAAACTCTATGATACACAAACAATGGATCGGGCCGAATCTGATTTAAAGAATCTGCAAGAAGCAATTCGATTTGGAAAAATAAAAATCATAGATGCCATCAATCACCAACGAATCCTTTTACAAACGAAACTGAATTACCTGAACACAAAATCTGAATTTGAATTATCACAAATTGAACTGGTTCGTGTTCTCGGCCTACCTAGCGACTCATTAGGGGTCAAACCATGA